The sequence CTCTGGCAATGTTAACTTCGACAAAATCGATGGCCCAGTAAGCATGAAATAGAGCGCAGTTTAGCCTTCTACTCCCAAAGCTTTTACCCTCTTCCCGGCGTAGAGGCTGATGTTGCAACGGTTCCCAACCAAGATGTCAGTCTTCTACCCACCCTTTGCAGTTAATGCAATTTTGCCGCGACTCCCTGGTAGCGGCATTTTTTTATGCTGCAATTAAGCTGAAGTTTGAGATGATTAGCCTTTAATCCCTCGGATTTGCTAAGATAGTCAGCCTTTCCACCTCTACAGTCGAAAAGCCACACAGTATTGCCAATAAGGTCGAGAATATGGATCAGTTTTCGGAATACCAAAAAGCAATTGAATTGCTTTCCCTATCGGATAATCCCCGACAGATAATGGAAGGACTTGGGGATATTTGTTTTGATGGCGAATCTTTGTATCACAATGGCAATAAAGCCCTAGCCATACACATTTTCAAGCATATTTACGCCTTAGATGCGCACTCAGACTATTTTTCACACGCCAGAACTGTCGCAAAAGCCTTTCTTATAACCCTGGAAGAAATTCCCCCTATCTCCCTAGAAGAGGTTATTTTACAGATAAAGCATGAGCATGCTTCATTAGCTGCACATCAATTGAATCTGCTGATTGCAAAACGCATTTTTAGGGAGTTTAGTCACCATCAAGACGCTATCCACATCACAATACACTATCTCACCAAAGCCGAAGCACTCGCGCCGCTGAGCAAGAGTGACCTTCGCTTTAAAGCTTTAGTCAGCTCAAATAAGCATGAGTAAAGGGATAGCGTGACAGAATAAATCATCAGAATTCAACAACCCAATTTTAATTAAGTGATAATGTTGATGTCGCAATTTCATTAAACTGCTCCATAGTTCGTTCATTAGAGTCAATTAATTTATGCTCAGATTCAGTGGAATCATTAAGTGTGTCCCATGCAAGCAAACTCTCTGAAATTACCGGAAACACCCATAGATTAAGTTACTTATCATTAAATAAATGTCAAAAGTTAGATTTTTTCTCTATAATTTCAACGCTTGATAGCGTAAAAATTTTAGACCTTAGCGGGAATCCACAGTTATCCAGTATTGACGCATTGCGTGGAAATAAAAATATTTTTGCGTTATATCTAGTTGAAACAAATGTCATTAAGACTAAAGAAACTATCGATATTTTGACTTCGATGCCAAACCTGAAAAAAATTTGGATTAAAGCAAACAAAAAGGAGTTGGAACTTTTGAGAGAAGCTCTACCAGGGATTGTAAATTAAGCATAGAAAAAGACCGGACATGTAGTTCGAGAGCACGAAAAGATCTGTGTAAGTGGCATTTTTTAACTCTCGATTCTTACGTCTCTAACCCCAATGCAGACCAGTCTTCGGTGACGACTAAAACTTAACTATTTGATTTATTGTGAAAGTTAATCGTTAAGCTATTAAGCACTGCCATTCCAGTGACTCGCCGCCAACGATCACTTCCATGGTAGTACTTAATTCCGCGAGCTAAACCGTATTCTGTTAGCCTGAAACTACGCCCAAGTGTAATGCCAATGCCGAGCTAACTATCTCAGCAGGTATATCTCTTTAAGCAAGTTAGGCACGATCAATAGCTTAGCGCAGCAAAATTTAACAATGGGCCTTATTAAACTTTTGCACAACAGGCAAGGTGGGAGCTTGTAGCTAAGTGAATAACTGACCGACTGTTTTCATTGGAATAAACATTCTGACACGACCGTTGATTTCACAAAGAACCTCGAAACCATATTTTGCGTAGAATGATTCAGCTTGGTCAGTTAAGCAATCGACAACAATGGCATAAGCTCTCATGTGAGCGTTAATTTCCCACAGATATTCTAGTGCTTTGATTAAGCTAGCTTTACCTAACCCACTGCCATGAAACTCTTTATGAACCGCAAGTTGAGCAAGCAGAAAGACCGGAATGGGATAGCGTGGTAACTTTTTGCCAATAGCTTGCGGCAAGGTATCACGGCAAATTGAACTTGGTGCGATAGTATAAAATGAGCAAATTGGATATTTTTGATTGGGCAATGGCATAGCAGCAGGTAAAACCATTGTACGGCTAATACCTGCTTGCATATGTTTTGCTGCTTGAGTTTGGATAAAATCGTTTAACTCTGCTTCGCCACAGTCAAATGATACTCTATCGTGTAGTGATTTATCCAATTCTTTGAAAATTTTGGAATAACTCACTTAAACTCACCATTTTTAGTAAATGCAGCCGCTTCACGCAATGCCTTATTCGGAACCTTAGCCTCATCACAAGCCATTATGAATTGGTCGAATACATCTGCTTTAACCGTAACGCTTTCATGCTCAGCTATCACCTGAGTTGCATCTTCGTCCATTAAGCGAACAACGTATTCAGTTAAGCTTTTTAACCCGAGCAAAGCGGATGCTTTCTCAGCCTTAGCTTTGATTTCTTCATCCAAACGGATATCAAGTCTTGCAGTCGCCATAAAACCTCCTATCGTACGGAAAAGATCCGTAATGAATTGGAGTATAAAGCTTAAACAACCACAGCGCAAATTGTACGGAAGCGATACGGATTCAATTTTTAGATTTGTTGGAATAACACTTCGAATATGCAGCGCGTTATTCTTCGCACCGAAGGACAAGGAGACTGTGTGAAACCGAGCTAACAAAAAGATGTGGCAGTCCTGTGCTTGTGTGACTTTTATTGCATCATTCACAAAATTTAACAGTGGGTGTCTAGTTAAACTCTGTGTAGGCTGTTAATCCCACAAGAGTTTTGCCAGCTCTACCATTCCCGTAATAAAATTTAACAATGGGTGTCTCGTTTAAACTGATATTTCTACTCAACAGCACAGCAGACTAGAAGCTTTTATCCAACTGAGAAAGCAGATATTCACGGCGTTTTGTGAGTAGATTTGGGTGTTTTGCAAAGATACTAGGAGCATGTGGAAGAGCAGCTATTGTGGCCACCTCTTCCACATTTAATCCCGATAAAGGCTTATTGAAAAGTGCATGGGATGCGTAGGAAAAGCCTTTTGAATCTTTGCCAGTATACGCTTGTGCCAAATAAAGAGTTAATTGCTCTTGCTCTGTAAGGTGAATCCTGACCAACTGCAGCCACAGAAATGACTTAATATGCCAATAAGTCATTGATTCGGTTTTATGGCGGATATTTAAATTATCAATAATCAACCTTGTAGCAAGCCAATCAAGATTTTCGCCAGTGGATATACGAACGAGCTGCACGATTATGGCTGGAGGCACTGATTCTTCCGGAGTAGCAACTTGGATGAGTCGAGTTATTTCTACACGGTGAGGCTGAAAGTAAAAAAGATCATAAATTGCAAAACTTATTAGCGGCAGCACCACAATAATTACAGTCACCCAAGAAGAAACTTTAAGGCTTAGTCTCATTGTGGCTCCTCAAATAAATCTTTCTAAATTAAAACGGGTTTATCGACAGTTTAACGAGACATCCTTTGTTAAATTTTATAGTGCTGCAACTATCT is a genomic window of Shewanella putrefaciens containing:
- a CDS encoding leucine-rich repeat domain-containing protein, with amino-acid sequence MSHASKLSEITGNTHRLSYLSLNKCQKLDFFSIISTLDSVKILDLSGNPQLSSIDALRGNKNIFALYLVETNVIKTKETIDILTSMPNLKKIWIKANKKELELLREALPGIVN
- a CDS encoding GNAT family N-acetyltransferase, which produces MSYSKIFKELDKSLHDRVSFDCGEAELNDFIQTQAAKHMQAGISRTMVLPAAMPLPNQKYPICSFYTIAPSSICRDTLPQAIGKKLPRYPIPVFLLAQLAVHKEFHGSGLGKASLIKALEYLWEINAHMRAYAIVVDCLTDQAESFYAKYGFEVLCEINGRVRMFIPMKTVGQLFT
- a CDS encoding type II toxin-antitoxin system TacA family antitoxin, which encodes MATARLDIRLDEEIKAKAEKASALLGLKSLTEYVVRLMDEDATQVIAEHESVTVKADVFDQFIMACDEAKVPNKALREAAAFTKNGEFK
- a CDS encoding transglycosylase domain-containing protein encodes the protein MRLSLKVSSWVTVIIVVLPLISFAIYDLFYFQPHRVEITRLIQVATPEESVPPAIIVQLVRISTGENLDWLATRLIIDNLNIRHKTESMTYWHIKSFLWLQLVRIHLTEQEQLTLYLAQAYTGKDSKGFSYASHALFNKPLSGLNVEEVATIAALPHAPSIFAKHPNLLTKRREYLLSQLDKSF